In a genomic window of Salegentibacter salegens:
- a CDS encoding DUF481 domain-containing protein: MIWRFFLLFLLIPFLGQAQLVNIETKRLQTDSTRFVLNADFAFNHSNNDGVSVNQINGTLTTQLKSKDFKKTYLLLGNYRLIDADEGNLQNSWFLHTRFNYKFNQLLRFEAFLQGQYNQLLVVEQRNLVGAGLRIKWINRENFSGYLGNSYLYEVEYSDRAGTTEYNHRNSTYLSLSYLSKSKNFSITNTVYYQPLYKDLEDYRILEQFRLDIPLSEWFKVFTIYDYYFDSKTPLNTREYTSQLQIGIGFSF, encoded by the coding sequence ATGATCTGGAGATTCTTTTTGCTATTTCTGCTTATTCCCTTCCTGGGGCAGGCTCAACTGGTGAATATTGAAACCAAACGTTTGCAAACCGATTCTACCAGATTTGTATTAAACGCCGATTTTGCCTTTAATCACTCCAACAACGATGGCGTTTCGGTAAACCAAATAAACGGAACGCTAACCACGCAGCTAAAATCTAAAGATTTTAAAAAAACTTATCTCTTGTTGGGAAACTACCGGTTAATAGATGCTGATGAAGGAAATTTGCAAAACTCCTGGTTTCTGCATACAAGATTTAATTATAAATTCAACCAATTATTACGATTCGAAGCTTTTTTGCAGGGACAATACAACCAATTACTCGTGGTAGAGCAAAGAAATCTTGTAGGCGCAGGTTTAAGAATAAAATGGATAAACCGCGAAAACTTTTCGGGTTACCTTGGCAATAGCTATTTGTATGAAGTAGAATATAGCGACAGGGCCGGGACTACAGAATACAACCATAGAAATAGTACGTATCTTTCACTTTCTTACCTTTCAAAATCAAAGAATTTTTCTATCACAAACACGGTTTATTACCAGCCGCTTTACAAAGACCTGGAAGATTACAGGATATTGGAGCAATTTCGTTTAGATATTCCACTGTCAGAATGGTTTAAGGTTTTTACGATCTATGATTATTATTTTGACAGTAAAACACCTTTAAATACTAGGGAATACACCTCGCAACTACAAATTGGAATTGGGTTTAGTTTTTAG